GTCCTCGGCCTCGTTTGCTTGCGCCGTTTTTTGGTGGTTGTGCCAGAGGGCGTAGCCCAGTAGCAGACCCAGCAGAAACGCGATCAGCAAACAGAACCAGATAAAGGTAAGAAGATTCAGCATAAGTGATTCCTTTAGCGCACCACAAAGCCGATCCGGCGGTTGCGGCGGCGACCCTCTTCGGCGGCGTTGGAGGCGATGGGCTGGGAGGAGCCAAAGCCCTGAGCAAAGAGATGACGGGTGGGAACCCCGCGGGCGATCAGATACGAGCGTACGGAGTCGGCGCGCTTCTGGCTGAGCTGGCGGTTGCTGCCCTCGTCGCCCTGGTTGTCGGTGTGCCCCCCTACCACGACAGTCGCGCTGGTCTGGCTCTTGAGCGCCTCCGCGATCCTATCGAGGTAGGGATAGGCCTCGGCGCGGAGGCGGGAGCTGGCTGTGGCAAAGAGCACCTCACCCCCACCGACCACGGTGTTGAGCTTCTCCTGGGCGCTCTTGCGCTCGGTCTCGGGCAGGGCCGCTGTGGGGGCGGGGGTCGGCACAGAGACACACTCTCCCGCCAGGGTAAGGCGGTTCTCCACGGTCACCGTGGCGGGAAGGCTGGCCTTGACCAGCCCCCCCAGCTTTGTCTTCTCCTCGTCGGAGCCCACTTGACCGGTTAAGGTGACCAGATCGCCCCCGGCGGAGAGCTCGAGGCCACGCACGGGCTTGAGGGCGCTGAGGCTCTTGAGGGCCTGCTCGGGCCAGCCTAGGCTGCCGCCCTTCCCGCTGAGCGTCGTCTCGTCTTTCACCCGGCTCCCAAAGGCCGCGCGCGCCGCCTGCAGCGCACTCTGACGGCTGGCATCGTCGGGGTAGACCCCCCGGACATAGACCGTCCCCTCGTAGGAGAGAATCTGCACCAGCCCGGTCGCCTCGCCTGCAGCGAGAGCCAAGGGGCTCGCTTGGGGGGTGGGGCTTGCCGCCGGAGCGGGACTCGGTGTCGGTGCCGCAGTGGGGCTCTCGCTGGGTGCCGCCGAGGGCTCTGCGGTTGCTGTGGGCGCCTCGGGTGTCGCGGGCGTAGACGAGCCTGACTTCTTGCCTAAAATCTTGATGTCTGCCAGCCACGGGACCTCTGTCGTGAGAACCTGGCGCACGACACTGCCGGCGCGGGTTGCCTCTGCACTTGGGCCAAAGAGTGTCGCATCGAAGCCGCTGTAGCTGACATTCCTCGCCCACTCCGGTAAGCCCGCCTTGGTGAGCGCGGTCCGCGACTGCGCTGTTAGGTGCTGCTCAATCGGCCCGCGATGGCAGACGGGGCAAGAGATCAGGAGTGCGACAAGCCCCAGTCCGCTCAGCCATTTTCCGGTCGTTTTGTTCATGGTTGTTGTAAACTTGTACCTTTCATCCGGGAAACTAGCAACGCTAGGGGCGATAAACCGGCAAGCTTGACAGTGAAAAAAAACGGTACACTAAGCGCCATGGTTGAAAATGTCTCTCGGACAGTTCTGTCCAACGGTGTGCGGGTGGTGACGGAGAGTATTCCCACGGTCCAGTCGGTTGCGGTGGGGCTCTGGGCCAGTGCGGGCTCGCGCGATGAGGAGCCGCGCCTGCGGGGAATCTCCCACTTTCTCGAGCACATGTTCTTCAAGGGCACCGAGCGCCGCCCCACCGCCAAGCAGATCGCCGACGAGATGGATGCGCTGGGGGGCTACCTCAATGCCTTCACCGACAAAGAGTTCACCTGCTACTACGCCCGTGTCCTCTCCGAGCACCTCCCGGTCGGGCTGGATATCCTCACCGACATGCTCACCGGCTCGCTCTTCGACCCCGAGGAGACCGCCAAGGAGCGGAAAGTGGTGCTGGAGGAGATCAAGCGGCGCGACGACGACCCGGAGGACATGGTGCACGATCTCTTTGCGGAGACGATCTACCCGGACCATGCGCTGGGGCTGCCTGTGATTGGGAGTGTCGAGACGGTCTCCGCCTTCACCCCGGAGGACCTGCGCGGCTATGTCGCGCGGCGCTACGGCCCCAAGAGCTTGGTGGTCGCGGCCGCGGGGAACCTGGAGCACGAGGCCGTGGTCGCCTTAGCGGAGCAGATGCTGGGAAGCCTGCCCGCCGGCGAGCCCAACGCGCCGCTCACGCGCCCGGTCGCCACGCCCGGACACCTGCTCTACAGCCGCCCGACCGAGCAGGTGAACTTCTGTGTCGGGGTGGGGGGCTACGGCCAGCACGACGATGAAAAATACCCGCTCGCGATCCTGGATAGCATCCTGGGCGGCTCGATGGGCGCGCGGCTCTTTCAGGAGATTCGGGAGAAGCGTGGGCTGGCCTACTCGGTGGGCTCGTACTGCATGAACCACCGGGAGGGCGGCTACTTCGCCGGCTACGGGGGCACGTCGCCGGAGAACTTCGAGGAGTGCCTGGACCTGATCCGCATTGAGTTTGAGAAAGTCCGCAAAGACGGCGTGAGCGAGGCGGAGCTCCAGCGCTCGAAGAACCAGTTTAGA
This genomic interval from Armatimonas rosea contains the following:
- a CDS encoding OmpA family protein, encoding MNKTTGKWLSGLGLVALLISCPVCHRGPIEQHLTAQSRTALTKAGLPEWARNVSYSGFDATLFGPSAEATRAGSVVRQVLTTEVPWLADIKILGKKSGSSTPATPEAPTATAEPSAAPSESPTAAPTPSPAPAASPTPQASPLALAAGEATGLVQILSYEGTVYVRGVYPDDASRQSALQAARAAFGSRVKDETTLSGKGGSLGWPEQALKSLSALKPVRGLELSAGGDLVTLTGQVGSDEEKTKLGGLVKASLPATVTVENRLTLAGECVSVPTPAPTAALPETERKSAQEKLNTVVGGGEVLFATASSRLRAEAYPYLDRIAEALKSQTSATVVVGGHTDNQGDEGSNRQLSQKRADSVRSYLIARGVPTRHLFAQGFGSSQPIASNAAEEGRRRNRRIGFVVR
- a CDS encoding M16 family metallopeptidase, with amino-acid sequence MVENVSRTVLSNGVRVVTESIPTVQSVAVGLWASAGSRDEEPRLRGISHFLEHMFFKGTERRPTAKQIADEMDALGGYLNAFTDKEFTCYYARVLSEHLPVGLDILTDMLTGSLFDPEETAKERKVVLEEIKRRDDDPEDMVHDLFAETIYPDHALGLPVIGSVETVSAFTPEDLRGYVARRYGPKSLVVAAAGNLEHEAVVALAEQMLGSLPAGEPNAPLTRPVATPGHLLYSRPTEQVNFCVGVGGYGQHDDEKYPLAILDSILGGSMGARLFQEIREKRGLAYSVGSYCMNHREGGYFAGYGGTSPENFEECLDLIRIEFEKVRKDGVSEAELQRSKNQFRGALIMAQESMSSRMTRLGKAELYFDKVPPLAEALAKIDAVTVADVHAIAEAILPADASKLTIAAVGPFEEADKEALAEAE